The following are from one region of the Corythoichthys intestinalis isolate RoL2023-P3 chromosome 17, ASM3026506v1, whole genome shotgun sequence genome:
- the LOC130905979 gene encoding FAS-associated death domain protein-like produces MMAAKLDIAANVIAENLGRNWRRLGRQLGLTETKLDSVSTRHPNDLDETARELLKEWRKNRGSEVCVKDLVRALRACHQNLTADKVEDAWMIPQ; encoded by the exons ATGATGGCAG CCAAGCTGGACATTGCCGCAAATGTGATTGCTGAAAACTTGGGTCGTAACTGGCGTAGATTAGGACGACAGCTGGGTCTGACCGAAACTAAACTGGATTCCGTCTCAACGAGACATCCGAACGATTTGGACGAGACTGCCAGAGAGCTGCTGAAGGAATGGCGCAAGAATCGTGGATCCGAAGTCTGCGTTAAAGACTTAGTTAGGGCTCTCAGGGCATGCCACCAAAATCTCACAGCTGATAAAGTGGAGGATGCCTGGATGATACCTCAATAG